A single genomic interval of Helianthus annuus cultivar XRQ/B chromosome 6, HanXRQr2.0-SUNRISE, whole genome shotgun sequence harbors:
- the LOC110945155 gene encoding protein LURP-one-related 4 — translation MAKVHPCIPSSSSSCSTQRETYTIWMKSLVLNSNGYTVYDSNGEVVYRIDNYDSKCRSEVYLMDLRGNILCTILRKKLLRFGLWDCYNDKDSRIPWFKVGKAFGFFNNDSVYDILVGTNEAQNISSSNHRMEGSVHNLEFKIFDGEGQIMAVMQRKLSSSGVALGEDVLFVTIEPHIDHIFVMALVAILGLIRRKM, via the exons ATGGCCAAAGTGCATCCTTGTATaccttcttcatcttcttcttgttcAACCCAAAGAGAAACATACACTATATGGATGAAGTCACTTGTATTAAACTCTAACGGGTATACGGTTTACGATTCCAATGGAGAAGTCGTTTATCGTATAGATAACTATGATAGCAAGTGTAGAAGTGAAGTTTATTTGATGGATCTTCGGGGAAATATTTTATGCACGATACTTCGAAAG AAACTACTGCGGTTTGGGCTTTGGGATTGTTATAACGATAAAGATTCTCGGATACCATGGTTTAAAGTTGGAAAAGCTTTTGGATTTTTCAATAACGATTCGGTTTATGATATTTTGGTTGGAACCAACGAAGCACAAAATATAAGTAGCTCGAACCATAGAATGGAAGGATCGGTTCATAACTTAGAGTTCAAGATATTTGACGGTGAAGGACAAATCATGGCCGTG ATGCAAAGAAAACTATCGTCGTCAGGCGTCGCATTGGGTGAAGACGTATTGTTCGTGACCATTGAGCCACATATAGATCATATATTCGTAATGGCTTTAGTAGCGATACTAGGATTAATTCGTCGAAAAATGTag
- the LOC110864388 gene encoding probable LRR receptor-like serine/threonine-protein kinase At1g63430 translates to MKGLLSFQFFCLTLGLFLATSFAVQPTEVHSLTMFKEGIFDDPSLVLSNWNALDSDPCHWVGVSCFNDHVIKINISGSLIKGFIAEELFLLSFLRELILHGNNLRGSIPKEIGLLNHLKVLDLGGNQLSGPIPHEIANLDSIVKINLQSNALTGNLPPELGNLKNLQELRLDRNKLEGIIPGANVTDYGSAMTGMYASNTNVLGFCHASPLRVADFSFNYLVGSIPKCLEYLPRDSFRGNCIKYKDITPRAPEECGAAAPAKPLQSDDMKHHPVEDKQKPVTRASKPAWILTLEVAIGVMVGCVFLAAIFTSAHRWKVKSRNIITTWKKSKTEKEHMEIFIDTDMLKDVMRYSRQELEVACEDFSNIIGSSSDSVVYKGNMKRGPEIAVISLCNRGENWLSCLEPYFQKEVADLARLNHENVAKLLGYCIEGVPFTRMLVFEYASNGTLYEHLHCEEGCQLSWTRRMTIVLGIAKGLKYLHTEIEPPFTISELNSSAVYLTEDFSPKLVEFESWKSILTRFENNSSSISNADTLCVQPGSLAARQSDIQGNICAFGVLLLEIISGRPPVGKDKGLLVDWAKEYLEEPDMMSSVVDPALKHFRAEDLEVIREVVINCIQVRNGDIVTMQEVCAMLESKLDTTGSSELKASSIAWAELALSC, encoded by the exons ATGAAAGGGTTGCTTTCATTTCAGTTTTTCTGTCTTACTCTGGGATTGTTTCTTGCTACAAGTTTTGCTGTTCAACCAACTGAAG TTCATTCTCTTACAATGTTCAAAGAAGGTATATTTGATGACCCATCATTGGTTTTATCAAACTGGAATGCcctagattcagatccttgtcaTTGGGTTGGTGTTTCTTGTTTTAATGATCATGTTATAAAAAT TAACATTTCCGGTAGTTTGATAAAGGGATTCATCGCCGAAGAACTGTTTCTTCTCTCGTTCTTACGCGAATT GATTCTACACGGGAACAATCTCCGCGGTTCAATACCTAAAGAAATCGGATTGCTAAATCACTTAAAAGTCTTAGATTTAGGTGGAAACCAGTTATCCGGACCGATTCCACACGAGATTGCTAATCTTGATAGCATTGTTAAAAT AAACTTACAATCTAATGCATTGACCGGAAATTTACCTCCGGAGCTTGGCAATCTTAAGAATCTTCAAGAGCTTCGGTTGGACCGAAATAAACTGGAAGGAATTATTCCGGGTGCGAATGTTACAGACTATGGTTCTGCCATGACAGGAAT GTATGCCTCAAATACGAATGTTCTAGGTTTTTGTCACGCGTCTCCTTTAAGAGTTGCGGATTTTTCATTCAACTACCTTGTTGGAAGTATACCTAAAtgcttggaatatcttccaag GGACAGCTTTCGGGGCAACTGCATAAAGTACAAAGATATCACACCACGGGCTCCTGAAGAGTGCG GTGCTGCTGCACCAGCTAAACCTCTACAGTCAGACGACATGAAACACCATCCTGTTGAAGATAAACAAAAGCCCGTTACGCGTGCATCAAAGCCCGCTTGGATTTTAACTCTTGAAGTAGCGATTGGAGTGATGGTCGGGTGCGTCTTCCTTGCAGCCATTTTTACATCCGCTCACAGGTGGAAAGTCAAATCACGGAATATCATCACTACATGGAAGAAGTCCAAAACCGaaaaggaacatatggaaatctTCATTG ACACTGATATGCTAAAGGACGTGATGAGATACAGTCGACAAGAACTTGAAGTTGCCTGCGAAGATTTTAGCAACATTATCGGGTCATCGTCGGATAGTGTAGTTTACAAAGGAAACATGAAACGTGGGCCCGAAATTGCGGTTATTTCTCTTTGCAACCGGGGAGAAAACTGGTTGAGCTGTCTTGAGCCTTATTTTCAAAAAGAG GTGGCTGATTTAGCTAGGCTAAATCATGAAAACGTTGCGAAATTGCTGGGATATTGTATCGAAGGTGTCCCGTTTACAAGGATGTTAGTCTTTGAATATGCATCTAACGGGACGTTATACGAGCACCTTCATT GCGAAGAAGGGTGTCAACTAAGTTGGACACGAAGAATGACGATCGTTTTAGGAATCGCTAAAGGTCTAAAATATCTTCATACAGAAATCGAACCTCCATTCACTATATCCGAGTTAAACTCTAGCGCGGTATATCTCACAGAAGATTTCTCACCAAAG TTAGTTGAGTTTGAAAGCTGGAAAAGTATTCTTACAAGATTTGAGAACAACTCTAGCTCTATTAGCAATGCAGATACCTTGTGTGTTCAACCCGGTTCGTTAGCAGCACGCCAGTCGGATATTCAGGGTAACATCTGTGCATTCGGCGTTCTTCTATTGGAAATCATTAGCGGACGACCTCCGGTCGGCAAAGACAAGGGGTTACTAGTAGACTGG GCAAAAGAGTATCTTGAAGAACCGGACATGATGTCGTCGGTTGTAGATCCTGCACTGAAGCATTTTAGAGCCGAGGATCTTGAAGTGATACGCGAGGTGGTTATAAATTGCATTCAAGTAAGGAATGGAGATATAGTGACCATGCAAGAAGTGTGTGCAATGCTGGAAAGCAAACTGGACACCACAGGCTCATCAGAGCTCAAGGCCTCTTCGATCGCCTGGGCTGAGCTGGCGCTTTCATGTTGA